In Quercus robur chromosome 11, dhQueRobu3.1, whole genome shotgun sequence, the following proteins share a genomic window:
- the LOC126705564 gene encoding double-stranded RNA-binding protein 1-like isoform X1, with amino-acid sequence MAPSFAQASSTPKLTNEYEVFVSFRGADSRTGFTSHLFAALDRKTINAYKDDINLPRGEKIGPELLKAIETSRIAVVVFSKKYATSGWCLDELVKIMECKRVFNQRVLPIFYHVSQPEVVEQKGNFAELPNGAEDKRNSWRAALTEAASLAGLHLEPNRPESEFIEEIVEKILKILKEESSTSPSLRQNDAPGQHSSATIPHNDASSGLDLENYSWTQTLEEVTLNVTGTKSSSVVREIKKSHLKLGLKGQPPIIDWELFRPVKPDDCSWRIEDQSAISTLLTQHKMEWRKSIVKGDPEIDTQKVEPESSKLSDPDPETRQTVEKVMDNSGLYKNLLQELVRKEGFPLPVYDANRSGEGHEAIFVSTVEIREVFKGHEARTKKQAEMNAAKIAYTTMKEHMQHFYKNQLQNYARKRYLCLPEYSCECEGPPHASQFRCKVTVDGQTYESPEFFSTSKDAENAAAKVALASLVPDGAKEDNSGLYKNLLQELVQKEGFSQPVYDTKSFREGHEAIFVSTVEIREVFKGHEARTKKQAEMNAAKIAYATLKERKSGQGPLIVSPAHKGKETPEISSSSLQPNVPADLQQLVGATMNLNLCTIAERQAGEDRVSTEVSLNQPPILSSGPDTIIRCNRGSSVDASYGYAPDTLFSSPCKSENGLSSHSSTNLVMDSSLVSPAETIISSCKRIFVHPRLPNMTIPKGYTILPKSDDKWVAFSPN; translated from the exons ATGGCTCCTTCCTTTGCTCAAGCCTCATCAACCCCAAAATTGACAAATGAATATGAGGTTTTCGTTAGTTTTCGTGGGGCAGATAGCCGCACAGGATTCACCAGCCATCTCTTTGCCGCTTTAGACCGCAAAACGATTAATGCCTATAAAGATGACATAAACCTCCCTAGAGGGGAAAAGATTGGGCCTGAGCTGTTAAAGGCAATTGAGACATCAAGGATTGCAGTTGTGGTGTTCTCAAAAAAGTATGCTACTTCAGGTTGGTGCTTGGATGAGTTGGTGAAGATCATGGAATGCAAAAGGGTGTTCAATCAAAGGGTGCTCCCTATTTTCTACCATGTGTCTCAACCCGAGGTGGTAGAACAGAAGGGGAATTTTGCCGAGCTCCCAAATGGCGCTGAAGACAAGAGGAACAGTTGGAGAGCTGCACTGACGGAGGCCGCAAGCTTGGCAGGCTTGCATTTGGAACCAAATCG CCCAGAGTCAGAGTTTATAGAGGAAATCGTTGAGAAGATTTTGAAAATACTAAAGGAGGAATCATCTACCTCTCCATCCCTTCGTCAGAATGATGCTCCTGGTCAACACTCTTCAGCTACCATCCCGCACAATGATGCTTCATCTGGCCTTGATCTGGAGAACTACTCCTGGACACAGACCCTTGAAGAGGTCACTTTAAATGTCACTGGAACTAAATCAAGTTCTGTTGTACGCGAGATAAAAAAGAGCCATCTGAAACTTGGACTCAAGGGCCAGCCTCCAATAATTGAT TGGGagctttttcggcctgtcaagCCTGATGATTGTTCCTGGAGGATAG AGGATCAGAGTGCCATCTCTACTCTTTTAACCCAGCACAAAATGGAGTGGCGGAAATCTATTGTGAAAGGTGATCCTGAAATCGATACTCAGAAGGTCGAACCTGAGTCCAGCAAACTATCAGACCCGGATCCAGAAACAAGGCAGACTGTTGAAAAGGTGATG gATAATTCTGGTCTCTACAAAAACCTTCTACAAGAGTTGGTTCGAAAAGAAGGGTTTCCTCTACCAGTTTATGATGCAAATAGATCTGGTGAAGGACATGAAGCAATTTTTGTTTCGACTGTGGAGATACGGGAGGTTTTTAAAGGACATGAAGCAAGGACCAAAAAGCAGGCGGAGATGAATGCAGCAAAGATTGCTTACACTACTATGAAAGAGC ATATGCAGCATTTTTACAAGAACCAGCTGCAAAATTATGCTCGAAAGAGATATCTCTGTCTACCTGAGTACTCTTGTGAATGTGAAGGCCCTCCTCATGCTAGTCAATTCAGGTGTAAGGTCACAGTTGATGGACAGACCTATGAGAGCCCAGAATTCTTTTCCACATCGAAGGATGCTGAAAATGCAGCTGCAAAAGTCGCTTTGGCATCATTGGTGCCAGATGGAGCTAAAGAG GATAATTCTGGTCTCTACAAAAACCTTCTACAAGAGTTGGTTCAAAAAGAAGGGTTTTCTCAACCAGTTTATGATACAAAGAGCTTTCGTGAAGGACATGAAGCAATTTTTGTTTCGACTGTGGAGATAAGGGAGGTTTTTAAAGGACATGAAGCAAGGACCAAAAAGCAGGCAGAGATGAATGCAGCAAAGATTGCTTACGCTACTCTGAAAGAGC GTAAGTCAGGTCAGGGCCCCTTGATTGTATCTCCTGCgcacaaaggaaaagaaactcCTGAGATCTCATCTTCTAGCTTGCAACCAAATGTCCCTGCTGATCTGCAACAGCTTGTTGGTGCTACCATGAATTTGAACCTATGCACCATTGCTGAAAGGCAAGCTGGGGAGGACAGAG TGAGTACCGAAGTCAGCCTTAATCAGCCCCCCATTTTATCTTCAGGACCTGATACCATTATAAGATGTAACAGAGGTTCTTCGGTGGACGCTTCATATGGCTATGCACCAGATACACTCTTCTCTTCCCCTTGCAAGTCTGAAAATGGCCTATCTTCACATTCTTCAACTAATTTGGTTATGGACTCAAGTCTTGTGTCACCAGCTGAAACAATTATCTCATCCTGTAAAAGAATATTTGTTCACCCGCGCCTGCCAAACATGACAATTCCTAAGGGCTACACTATATTGCCCAAGAGTGATGACAAATGGGTTGCTTTCTCCCCTAATTGA
- the LOC126705564 gene encoding double-stranded RNA-binding protein 1-like isoform X3, which produces MAPSFAQASSTPKLTNEYEVFVSFRGADSRTGFTSHLFAALDRKTINAYKDDINLPRGEKIGPELLKAIETSRIAVVVFSKKYATSGWCLDELVKIMECKRVFNQRVLPIFYHVSQPEVVEQKGNFAELPNGAEDKRNSWRAALTEAASLAGLHLEPNRPESEFIEEIVEKILKILKEESSTSPSLRQNDAPGQHSSATIPHNDASSGLDLENYSWTQTLEEVTLNVTGTKSSSVVREIKKSHLKLGLKGQPPIIDWELFRPVKPDDCSWRIEDQSAISTLLTQHKMEWRKSIVKGDPEIDTQKVEPESSKLSDPDPETRQTVEKVMDNSGLYKNLLQELVRKEGFPLPVYDANRSGEGHEAIFVSTVEIREVFKGHEARTKKQAEMNAAKIAYTTMKEHMQHFYKNQLQNYARKRYLCLPEYSCECEGPPHASQFRCKVTVDGQTYESPEFFSTSKDAENAAAKVALASLVPDGAKEDNSGLYKNLLQELVQKEGFSQPVYDTKSFREGHEAIFVSTVEIREVFKGHEARTKKQAEMNAAKIAYATLKERKSGQGPLIVSPAHKGKETPEISSSSLQPNVPADLQQLVGATMNLNLCTIAERQAGEDRGPDTIIRCNRGSSVDASYGYAPDTLFSSPCKSENGLSSHSSTNLVMDSSLVSPAETIISSCKRIFVHPRLPNMTIPKGYTILPKSDDKWVAFSPN; this is translated from the exons ATGGCTCCTTCCTTTGCTCAAGCCTCATCAACCCCAAAATTGACAAATGAATATGAGGTTTTCGTTAGTTTTCGTGGGGCAGATAGCCGCACAGGATTCACCAGCCATCTCTTTGCCGCTTTAGACCGCAAAACGATTAATGCCTATAAAGATGACATAAACCTCCCTAGAGGGGAAAAGATTGGGCCTGAGCTGTTAAAGGCAATTGAGACATCAAGGATTGCAGTTGTGGTGTTCTCAAAAAAGTATGCTACTTCAGGTTGGTGCTTGGATGAGTTGGTGAAGATCATGGAATGCAAAAGGGTGTTCAATCAAAGGGTGCTCCCTATTTTCTACCATGTGTCTCAACCCGAGGTGGTAGAACAGAAGGGGAATTTTGCCGAGCTCCCAAATGGCGCTGAAGACAAGAGGAACAGTTGGAGAGCTGCACTGACGGAGGCCGCAAGCTTGGCAGGCTTGCATTTGGAACCAAATCG CCCAGAGTCAGAGTTTATAGAGGAAATCGTTGAGAAGATTTTGAAAATACTAAAGGAGGAATCATCTACCTCTCCATCCCTTCGTCAGAATGATGCTCCTGGTCAACACTCTTCAGCTACCATCCCGCACAATGATGCTTCATCTGGCCTTGATCTGGAGAACTACTCCTGGACACAGACCCTTGAAGAGGTCACTTTAAATGTCACTGGAACTAAATCAAGTTCTGTTGTACGCGAGATAAAAAAGAGCCATCTGAAACTTGGACTCAAGGGCCAGCCTCCAATAATTGAT TGGGagctttttcggcctgtcaagCCTGATGATTGTTCCTGGAGGATAG AGGATCAGAGTGCCATCTCTACTCTTTTAACCCAGCACAAAATGGAGTGGCGGAAATCTATTGTGAAAGGTGATCCTGAAATCGATACTCAGAAGGTCGAACCTGAGTCCAGCAAACTATCAGACCCGGATCCAGAAACAAGGCAGACTGTTGAAAAGGTGATG gATAATTCTGGTCTCTACAAAAACCTTCTACAAGAGTTGGTTCGAAAAGAAGGGTTTCCTCTACCAGTTTATGATGCAAATAGATCTGGTGAAGGACATGAAGCAATTTTTGTTTCGACTGTGGAGATACGGGAGGTTTTTAAAGGACATGAAGCAAGGACCAAAAAGCAGGCGGAGATGAATGCAGCAAAGATTGCTTACACTACTATGAAAGAGC ATATGCAGCATTTTTACAAGAACCAGCTGCAAAATTATGCTCGAAAGAGATATCTCTGTCTACCTGAGTACTCTTGTGAATGTGAAGGCCCTCCTCATGCTAGTCAATTCAGGTGTAAGGTCACAGTTGATGGACAGACCTATGAGAGCCCAGAATTCTTTTCCACATCGAAGGATGCTGAAAATGCAGCTGCAAAAGTCGCTTTGGCATCATTGGTGCCAGATGGAGCTAAAGAG GATAATTCTGGTCTCTACAAAAACCTTCTACAAGAGTTGGTTCAAAAAGAAGGGTTTTCTCAACCAGTTTATGATACAAAGAGCTTTCGTGAAGGACATGAAGCAATTTTTGTTTCGACTGTGGAGATAAGGGAGGTTTTTAAAGGACATGAAGCAAGGACCAAAAAGCAGGCAGAGATGAATGCAGCAAAGATTGCTTACGCTACTCTGAAAGAGC GTAAGTCAGGTCAGGGCCCCTTGATTGTATCTCCTGCgcacaaaggaaaagaaactcCTGAGATCTCATCTTCTAGCTTGCAACCAAATGTCCCTGCTGATCTGCAACAGCTTGTTGGTGCTACCATGAATTTGAACCTATGCACCATTGCTGAAAGGCAAGCTGGGGAGGACAGAG GACCTGATACCATTATAAGATGTAACAGAGGTTCTTCGGTGGACGCTTCATATGGCTATGCACCAGATACACTCTTCTCTTCCCCTTGCAAGTCTGAAAATGGCCTATCTTCACATTCTTCAACTAATTTGGTTATGGACTCAAGTCTTGTGTCACCAGCTGAAACAATTATCTCATCCTGTAAAAGAATATTTGTTCACCCGCGCCTGCCAAACATGACAATTCCTAAGGGCTACACTATATTGCCCAAGAGTGATGACAAATGGGTTGCTTTCTCCCCTAATTGA
- the LOC126705564 gene encoding uncharacterized protein LOC126705564 isoform X5: MAPSFAQASSTPKLTNEYEVFVSFRGADSRTGFTSHLFAALDRKTINAYKDDINLPRGEKIGPELLKAIETSRIAVVVFSKKYATSGWCLDELVKIMECKRVFNQRVLPIFYHVSQPEVVEQKGNFAELPNGAEDKRNSWRAALTEAASLAGLHLEPNRPESEFIEEIVEKILKILKEESSTSPSLRQNDAPGQHSSATIPHNDASSGLDLENYSWTQTLEEVTLNVTGTKSSSVVREIKKSHLKLGLKGQPPIIDWELFRPVKPDDCSWRIEDQSAISTLLTQHKMEWRKSIVKGDPEIDTQKVEPESSKLSDPDPETRQTVEKVMDNSGLYKNLLQELVRKEGFPLPVYDANRSGEGHEAIFVSTVEIREVFKGHEARTKKQAEMNAAKIAYTTMKEHMQHFYKNQLQNYARKRYLCLPEYSCECEGPPHASQFRCKVTVDGQTYESPEFFSTSKDAENAAAKVALASLVPDGAKEDNSGLYKNLLQELVQKEGFSQPVYDTKSFREGHEAIFVSTVEIREVFKGHEARTKKQAEMNAAKIAYATLKERKSGQGPLIVSPAHKGKETPEISSSSLQPNVPADLQQLVGATMNLNLCTIAERQAGEDREVLRWTLHMAMHQIHSSLPLASLKMAYLHILQLIWLWTQVLCHQLKQLSHPVKEYLFTRACQT; this comes from the exons ATGGCTCCTTCCTTTGCTCAAGCCTCATCAACCCCAAAATTGACAAATGAATATGAGGTTTTCGTTAGTTTTCGTGGGGCAGATAGCCGCACAGGATTCACCAGCCATCTCTTTGCCGCTTTAGACCGCAAAACGATTAATGCCTATAAAGATGACATAAACCTCCCTAGAGGGGAAAAGATTGGGCCTGAGCTGTTAAAGGCAATTGAGACATCAAGGATTGCAGTTGTGGTGTTCTCAAAAAAGTATGCTACTTCAGGTTGGTGCTTGGATGAGTTGGTGAAGATCATGGAATGCAAAAGGGTGTTCAATCAAAGGGTGCTCCCTATTTTCTACCATGTGTCTCAACCCGAGGTGGTAGAACAGAAGGGGAATTTTGCCGAGCTCCCAAATGGCGCTGAAGACAAGAGGAACAGTTGGAGAGCTGCACTGACGGAGGCCGCAAGCTTGGCAGGCTTGCATTTGGAACCAAATCG CCCAGAGTCAGAGTTTATAGAGGAAATCGTTGAGAAGATTTTGAAAATACTAAAGGAGGAATCATCTACCTCTCCATCCCTTCGTCAGAATGATGCTCCTGGTCAACACTCTTCAGCTACCATCCCGCACAATGATGCTTCATCTGGCCTTGATCTGGAGAACTACTCCTGGACACAGACCCTTGAAGAGGTCACTTTAAATGTCACTGGAACTAAATCAAGTTCTGTTGTACGCGAGATAAAAAAGAGCCATCTGAAACTTGGACTCAAGGGCCAGCCTCCAATAATTGAT TGGGagctttttcggcctgtcaagCCTGATGATTGTTCCTGGAGGATAG AGGATCAGAGTGCCATCTCTACTCTTTTAACCCAGCACAAAATGGAGTGGCGGAAATCTATTGTGAAAGGTGATCCTGAAATCGATACTCAGAAGGTCGAACCTGAGTCCAGCAAACTATCAGACCCGGATCCAGAAACAAGGCAGACTGTTGAAAAGGTGATG gATAATTCTGGTCTCTACAAAAACCTTCTACAAGAGTTGGTTCGAAAAGAAGGGTTTCCTCTACCAGTTTATGATGCAAATAGATCTGGTGAAGGACATGAAGCAATTTTTGTTTCGACTGTGGAGATACGGGAGGTTTTTAAAGGACATGAAGCAAGGACCAAAAAGCAGGCGGAGATGAATGCAGCAAAGATTGCTTACACTACTATGAAAGAGC ATATGCAGCATTTTTACAAGAACCAGCTGCAAAATTATGCTCGAAAGAGATATCTCTGTCTACCTGAGTACTCTTGTGAATGTGAAGGCCCTCCTCATGCTAGTCAATTCAGGTGTAAGGTCACAGTTGATGGACAGACCTATGAGAGCCCAGAATTCTTTTCCACATCGAAGGATGCTGAAAATGCAGCTGCAAAAGTCGCTTTGGCATCATTGGTGCCAGATGGAGCTAAAGAG GATAATTCTGGTCTCTACAAAAACCTTCTACAAGAGTTGGTTCAAAAAGAAGGGTTTTCTCAACCAGTTTATGATACAAAGAGCTTTCGTGAAGGACATGAAGCAATTTTTGTTTCGACTGTGGAGATAAGGGAGGTTTTTAAAGGACATGAAGCAAGGACCAAAAAGCAGGCAGAGATGAATGCAGCAAAGATTGCTTACGCTACTCTGAAAGAGC GTAAGTCAGGTCAGGGCCCCTTGATTGTATCTCCTGCgcacaaaggaaaagaaactcCTGAGATCTCATCTTCTAGCTTGCAACCAAATGTCCCTGCTGATCTGCAACAGCTTGTTGGTGCTACCATGAATTTGAACCTATGCACCATTGCTGAAAGGCAAGCTGGGGAGGACAGAG AGGTTCTTCGGTGGACGCTTCATATGGCTATGCACCAGATACACTCTTCTCTTCCCCTTGCAAGTCTGAAAATGGCCTATCTTCACATTCTTCAACTAATTTGGTTATGGACTCAAGTCTTGTGTCACCAGCTGAAACAATTATCTCATCCTGTAAAAGAATATTTGTTCACCCGCGCCTGCCAAACATGA
- the LOC126705564 gene encoding double-stranded RNA-binding protein 1-like isoform X2, protein MAPSFAQASSTPKLTNEYEVFVSFRGADSRTGFTSHLFAALDRKTINAYKDDINLPRGEKIGPELLKAIETSRIAVVVFSKKYATSGWCLDELVKIMECKRVFNQRVLPIFYHVSQPEVVEQKGNFAELPNGAEDKRNSWRAALTEAASLAGLHLEPNRPESEFIEEIVEKILKILKEESSTSPSLRQNDAPGQHSSATIPHNDASSGLDLENYSWTQTLEEVTLNVTGTKSSSVVREIKKSHLKLGLKGQPPIIDWELFRPVKPDDCSWRIEDQSAISTLLTQHKMEWRKSIVKGDPEIDTQKVEPESSKLSDPDPETRQTVEKDNSGLYKNLLQELVRKEGFPLPVYDANRSGEGHEAIFVSTVEIREVFKGHEARTKKQAEMNAAKIAYTTMKEHMQHFYKNQLQNYARKRYLCLPEYSCECEGPPHASQFRCKVTVDGQTYESPEFFSTSKDAENAAAKVALASLVPDGAKEDNSGLYKNLLQELVQKEGFSQPVYDTKSFREGHEAIFVSTVEIREVFKGHEARTKKQAEMNAAKIAYATLKERKSGQGPLIVSPAHKGKETPEISSSSLQPNVPADLQQLVGATMNLNLCTIAERQAGEDRVSTEVSLNQPPILSSGPDTIIRCNRGSSVDASYGYAPDTLFSSPCKSENGLSSHSSTNLVMDSSLVSPAETIISSCKRIFVHPRLPNMTIPKGYTILPKSDDKWVAFSPN, encoded by the exons ATGGCTCCTTCCTTTGCTCAAGCCTCATCAACCCCAAAATTGACAAATGAATATGAGGTTTTCGTTAGTTTTCGTGGGGCAGATAGCCGCACAGGATTCACCAGCCATCTCTTTGCCGCTTTAGACCGCAAAACGATTAATGCCTATAAAGATGACATAAACCTCCCTAGAGGGGAAAAGATTGGGCCTGAGCTGTTAAAGGCAATTGAGACATCAAGGATTGCAGTTGTGGTGTTCTCAAAAAAGTATGCTACTTCAGGTTGGTGCTTGGATGAGTTGGTGAAGATCATGGAATGCAAAAGGGTGTTCAATCAAAGGGTGCTCCCTATTTTCTACCATGTGTCTCAACCCGAGGTGGTAGAACAGAAGGGGAATTTTGCCGAGCTCCCAAATGGCGCTGAAGACAAGAGGAACAGTTGGAGAGCTGCACTGACGGAGGCCGCAAGCTTGGCAGGCTTGCATTTGGAACCAAATCG CCCAGAGTCAGAGTTTATAGAGGAAATCGTTGAGAAGATTTTGAAAATACTAAAGGAGGAATCATCTACCTCTCCATCCCTTCGTCAGAATGATGCTCCTGGTCAACACTCTTCAGCTACCATCCCGCACAATGATGCTTCATCTGGCCTTGATCTGGAGAACTACTCCTGGACACAGACCCTTGAAGAGGTCACTTTAAATGTCACTGGAACTAAATCAAGTTCTGTTGTACGCGAGATAAAAAAGAGCCATCTGAAACTTGGACTCAAGGGCCAGCCTCCAATAATTGAT TGGGagctttttcggcctgtcaagCCTGATGATTGTTCCTGGAGGATAG AGGATCAGAGTGCCATCTCTACTCTTTTAACCCAGCACAAAATGGAGTGGCGGAAATCTATTGTGAAAGGTGATCCTGAAATCGATACTCAGAAGGTCGAACCTGAGTCCAGCAAACTATCAGACCCGGATCCAGAAACAAGGCAGACTGTTGAAAAG gATAATTCTGGTCTCTACAAAAACCTTCTACAAGAGTTGGTTCGAAAAGAAGGGTTTCCTCTACCAGTTTATGATGCAAATAGATCTGGTGAAGGACATGAAGCAATTTTTGTTTCGACTGTGGAGATACGGGAGGTTTTTAAAGGACATGAAGCAAGGACCAAAAAGCAGGCGGAGATGAATGCAGCAAAGATTGCTTACACTACTATGAAAGAGC ATATGCAGCATTTTTACAAGAACCAGCTGCAAAATTATGCTCGAAAGAGATATCTCTGTCTACCTGAGTACTCTTGTGAATGTGAAGGCCCTCCTCATGCTAGTCAATTCAGGTGTAAGGTCACAGTTGATGGACAGACCTATGAGAGCCCAGAATTCTTTTCCACATCGAAGGATGCTGAAAATGCAGCTGCAAAAGTCGCTTTGGCATCATTGGTGCCAGATGGAGCTAAAGAG GATAATTCTGGTCTCTACAAAAACCTTCTACAAGAGTTGGTTCAAAAAGAAGGGTTTTCTCAACCAGTTTATGATACAAAGAGCTTTCGTGAAGGACATGAAGCAATTTTTGTTTCGACTGTGGAGATAAGGGAGGTTTTTAAAGGACATGAAGCAAGGACCAAAAAGCAGGCAGAGATGAATGCAGCAAAGATTGCTTACGCTACTCTGAAAGAGC GTAAGTCAGGTCAGGGCCCCTTGATTGTATCTCCTGCgcacaaaggaaaagaaactcCTGAGATCTCATCTTCTAGCTTGCAACCAAATGTCCCTGCTGATCTGCAACAGCTTGTTGGTGCTACCATGAATTTGAACCTATGCACCATTGCTGAAAGGCAAGCTGGGGAGGACAGAG TGAGTACCGAAGTCAGCCTTAATCAGCCCCCCATTTTATCTTCAGGACCTGATACCATTATAAGATGTAACAGAGGTTCTTCGGTGGACGCTTCATATGGCTATGCACCAGATACACTCTTCTCTTCCCCTTGCAAGTCTGAAAATGGCCTATCTTCACATTCTTCAACTAATTTGGTTATGGACTCAAGTCTTGTGTCACCAGCTGAAACAATTATCTCATCCTGTAAAAGAATATTTGTTCACCCGCGCCTGCCAAACATGACAATTCCTAAGGGCTACACTATATTGCCCAAGAGTGATGACAAATGGGTTGCTTTCTCCCCTAATTGA
- the LOC126705564 gene encoding double-stranded RNA-binding protein 1-like isoform X4 yields MTPSCAPSSSTSALRYDVYVSFCGEDTHTSFTCHLFAALDRKKICACSRGEFNRTELMKAIETSRMAVVVFSKSYATSDRCRDELAKIMECNRMLKQRVFPIFYDVSPSKVREQKGNFEEAANLAGFDLKANRPESEFIEEIVEKILKILKEESSTSPSLRQNDAPGQHSSATIPHNDASSGLDLENYSWTQTLEEVTLNVTGTKSSSVVREIKKSHLKLGLKGQPPIIDWELFRPVKPDDCSWRIEDQSAISTLLTQHKMEWRKSIVKGDPEIDTQKVEPESSKLSDPDPETRQTVEKVMDNSGLYKNLLQELVRKEGFPLPVYDANRSGEGHEAIFVSTVEIREVFKGHEARTKKQAEMNAAKIAYTTMKEHMQHFYKNQLQNYARKRYLCLPEYSCECEGPPHASQFRCKVTVDGQTYESPEFFSTSKDAENAAAKVALASLVPDGAKEDNSGLYKNLLQELVQKEGFSQPVYDTKSFREGHEAIFVSTVEIREVFKGHEARTKKQAEMNAAKIAYATLKERKSGQGPLIVSPAHKGKETPEISSSSLQPNVPADLQQLVGATMNLNLCTIAERQAGEDRVSTEVSLNQPPILSSGPDTIIRCNRGSSVDASYGYAPDTLFSSPCKSENGLSSHSSTNLVMDSSLVSPAETIISSCKRIFVHPRLPNMTIPKGYTILPKSDDKWVAFSPN; encoded by the exons ATGACTCCTTCCTGTGCTCCATCCTCATCGACCTCAGCATTGAGGTATGATGTCTACGTTAGTTTTTGTGGGGAAGATACCCACACAAGCTTTACCTGCCATCTCTTTGCCGCTTTAGATCGTAAAAAGATTTGTGCGTGTAGTAGAGGGGAATTTAATCGGACTGAACTGATGAAGGCAATTGAGACATCAAGGATGGCAGTTGTGGTGTTCTCGAAAAGCTATGCTACTTCAGATCGGTGCCGAGATGAGCTGGCGAAAATCATGGAATGCAATAGGATGCTAAAACAAAGGGTGTTTCCTATTTTCTATGACGTGTCTCCATCAAAGGTGCGAGAACAAAAGGGAAATTTTGAAGAGGCTGCAAACTTGGCAGGCTTTGATTTGAAAGCAAATCG CCCAGAGTCAGAGTTTATAGAGGAAATCGTTGAGAAGATTTTGAAAATACTAAAGGAGGAATCATCTACCTCTCCATCCCTTCGTCAGAATGATGCTCCTGGTCAACACTCTTCAGCTACCATCCCGCACAATGATGCTTCATCTGGCCTTGATCTGGAGAACTACTCCTGGACACAGACCCTTGAAGAGGTCACTTTAAATGTCACTGGAACTAAATCAAGTTCTGTTGTACGCGAGATAAAAAAGAGCCATCTGAAACTTGGACTCAAGGGCCAGCCTCCAATAATTGAT TGGGagctttttcggcctgtcaagCCTGATGATTGTTCCTGGAGGATAG AGGATCAGAGTGCCATCTCTACTCTTTTAACCCAGCACAAAATGGAGTGGCGGAAATCTATTGTGAAAGGTGATCCTGAAATCGATACTCAGAAGGTCGAACCTGAGTCCAGCAAACTATCAGACCCGGATCCAGAAACAAGGCAGACTGTTGAAAAGGTGATG gATAATTCTGGTCTCTACAAAAACCTTCTACAAGAGTTGGTTCGAAAAGAAGGGTTTCCTCTACCAGTTTATGATGCAAATAGATCTGGTGAAGGACATGAAGCAATTTTTGTTTCGACTGTGGAGATACGGGAGGTTTTTAAAGGACATGAAGCAAGGACCAAAAAGCAGGCGGAGATGAATGCAGCAAAGATTGCTTACACTACTATGAAAGAGC ATATGCAGCATTTTTACAAGAACCAGCTGCAAAATTATGCTCGAAAGAGATATCTCTGTCTACCTGAGTACTCTTGTGAATGTGAAGGCCCTCCTCATGCTAGTCAATTCAGGTGTAAGGTCACAGTTGATGGACAGACCTATGAGAGCCCAGAATTCTTTTCCACATCGAAGGATGCTGAAAATGCAGCTGCAAAAGTCGCTTTGGCATCATTGGTGCCAGATGGAGCTAAAGAG GATAATTCTGGTCTCTACAAAAACCTTCTACAAGAGTTGGTTCAAAAAGAAGGGTTTTCTCAACCAGTTTATGATACAAAGAGCTTTCGTGAAGGACATGAAGCAATTTTTGTTTCGACTGTGGAGATAAGGGAGGTTTTTAAAGGACATGAAGCAAGGACCAAAAAGCAGGCAGAGATGAATGCAGCAAAGATTGCTTACGCTACTCTGAAAGAGC GTAAGTCAGGTCAGGGCCCCTTGATTGTATCTCCTGCgcacaaaggaaaagaaactcCTGAGATCTCATCTTCTAGCTTGCAACCAAATGTCCCTGCTGATCTGCAACAGCTTGTTGGTGCTACCATGAATTTGAACCTATGCACCATTGCTGAAAGGCAAGCTGGGGAGGACAGAG TGAGTACCGAAGTCAGCCTTAATCAGCCCCCCATTTTATCTTCAGGACCTGATACCATTATAAGATGTAACAGAGGTTCTTCGGTGGACGCTTCATATGGCTATGCACCAGATACACTCTTCTCTTCCCCTTGCAAGTCTGAAAATGGCCTATCTTCACATTCTTCAACTAATTTGGTTATGGACTCAAGTCTTGTGTCACCAGCTGAAACAATTATCTCATCCTGTAAAAGAATATTTGTTCACCCGCGCCTGCCAAACATGACAATTCCTAAGGGCTACACTATATTGCCCAAGAGTGATGACAAATGGGTTGCTTTCTCCCCTAATTGA